From the genome of Arthrobacter sp. SLBN-122:
CGTGATGATCTACCACGGTGTCACCCTTGGCGGGCGTTCATTGGCGAGGATCAAGCGCCACCCCACCATCGGGGACCGGGTCACCATCGGCGCGGGCGCGAAGATCCTGGGGCCCATCACCATCGGCCGGGACAGTGCCGTGGGCGCCAACGCCGTGGTGGTCAAGGACGCGCCGCCGGAATCGATCCTTACCGGTGTTCCTGCCAAATGGAGGCACCGGGACGCGCAGCGGGAAACCAAACCCGCCGTGGACCCGGCCGAGTACGAGATCGAATACCATCTCTAACCGTGCTGTTCAGGCCTCAGGCCGTCCAGCAAGCGCATGACAACAAAAAGGCGGGCAGTTCCCGGATCACCGGAAACTGCCCGCCTTATTCGTACCTGCAGCGGAACCTAGTGGGTGTCCACCGCTTCGATTTCGGATTTGTCCTCGCCCCAGAGGGTGTGGAAGGTCCCGTCAGTATCGATGCGGCCATAGGTGTGCGCACCGAAGAGGTCGCGCTGGCCCTGGATCAGGGCAGCGGCCACGCGCTTGCGGCGCAGGCCGTCGTAGTATGCCAGTGATGAGGAGAACACCGGCACCGGGATGCCGAGCTGGACCGCGGTGGCAACAACGCGGCGCCAGGCCGGCAGGGCGTCGGCGATGGCCTTGGTGAACGCCGGGGCGAACAGCAGGTTTGCCGGCTTCTCGTCCGCGGCGTACGCCTTGGTGATGTCCTTGAGGAGCTCGGCACGGATGATGCAGCCGGCGCGCCACAGGGAGGCGATCTCGTCCAGCTTCAGTTCCCAGCCGTATTCCTTCGCGGCCGAGGTCAGCATGTCCAGGCCCTGGGCGTAGGAGACCAGCTTGGAGGCGTAAAGCGCCTGGCGGACGTCCTCAACGAACGTCTCCGGGATCTCGACGTCGGCCTCGTTGCCTGCCAGCAGTTCCTGGCCCAGCTTGCGCTGCTCAGCCTGGGAAGAGAGGGCCCGGGCGAAGACCGATTCGGCGATGCCGGAAACCGGCGAGCCCAGTTCCAGGGCGGAGATGACGGTCCAGCGGCCCGTGCCCTTCTGTCCGGCAGCGTCGACGACGACATCGACGAACGGCTTGCCGGTCCTGGCATCCACATGGCCCAGGACCTCGGCGGAAATCTCGATCAGGAAGGAGGACAGCTCGCCCTGGTTCCATTCGGAGAAGATCTTCGCCTGCTCGGCGGGCTCGATGCCGGCGCCGGAGCGGAGCAGGTCGAAGGCCTCACCGATGACCTGCATGTCCGCGTATTCGATGCCGTTGTGGACCATCTTGACGAAGTGGCCCGCGCCGTCGGTGCCGATCCAGGCGCAGCAGGGCTCGCCGTCGACCTTTGCGGAGATCTTTTCCAGCAGCGGGCCGAGGGCCTTGTAGGACTCCTTGGAGCCGCCGGGCATGATGGAGGGACCGTTCAGGGCACCCTCTTCGCCCCCGGAGACGCCGACGCCCACGAAGTGCAGGTCCTTTTTGGCCAGCGCGGCTTCCCGGCGGCGGGTGTCCTCGTAGTGGGAGTTGCCGGCATCGATGATAATGTCGCCCGGCTCCAGCAGCGGCTCGAGCTGCTCGATGACCGAATCCACCGGCTTGCCGGCCTTGACCATGATGAGAACCCGGCGGGGCTTCTCCAGGGAGTCCACCAGTTCCTGCAGGGTTTCGGTCCGGATGAAGTCTCCGTCGGAGCCGTGCTTCTCCAGCAGCGCGTCCGTCTTCTCCACCGACCTGTTGTGCAGGGCAACCGTGAATCCGTTGCGGGCAAGGTTGCGGGCAAGGTTGGCGCCCATGACGGCGAGGCCGGTGACACCGATGTGTGCAGACATCAATAACTCCA
Proteins encoded in this window:
- the gndA gene encoding NADP-dependent phosphogluconate dehydrogenase, giving the protein MSAHIGVTGLAVMGANLARNLARNGFTVALHNRSVEKTDALLEKHGSDGDFIRTETLQELVDSLEKPRRVLIMVKAGKPVDSVIEQLEPLLEPGDIIIDAGNSHYEDTRRREAALAKKDLHFVGVGVSGGEEGALNGPSIMPGGSKESYKALGPLLEKISAKVDGEPCCAWIGTDGAGHFVKMVHNGIEYADMQVIGEAFDLLRSGAGIEPAEQAKIFSEWNQGELSSFLIEISAEVLGHVDARTGKPFVDVVVDAAGQKGTGRWTVISALELGSPVSGIAESVFARALSSQAEQRKLGQELLAGNEADVEIPETFVEDVRQALYASKLVSYAQGLDMLTSAAKEYGWELKLDEIASLWRAGCIIRAELLKDITKAYAADEKPANLLFAPAFTKAIADALPAWRRVVATAVQLGIPVPVFSSSLAYYDGLRRKRVAAALIQGQRDLFGAHTYGRIDTDGTFHTLWGEDKSEIEAVDTH